A single window of Leclercia adecarboxylata DNA harbors:
- the pfkA gene encoding 6-phosphofructokinase, producing MIKKIGVLTSGGDAPGMNAAIRGVVRAALTEGLEVFGIYDGYLGLYEDRMVQLDRYSVSDMINRGGTFLGSARFPEFRDDRIREVAIENMKKRGLDALVVIGGDGSYMGAKRLTEMGFPCIGLPGTIDNDIKGTDYTIGYFTALGTVVEAIDRLRDTSSSHQRISIVEVMGRYCGDLTLAAAIAGGCEFVVVPEVEFSREDLVAEIKAGIAKGKKHAIVAITEHICDVDELAKYIETETKRETRATVLGHIQRGGSPGPYDRILASRMGAYAIELLQQGFGGRCVGIQNEKLVHHDIIDAIENMKRPFKGDWLDCAKKLY from the coding sequence ATGATTAAGAAAATCGGTGTGTTGACAAGCGGCGGTGATGCGCCCGGCATGAACGCAGCAATTCGTGGTGTAGTTCGTGCTGCGTTGACGGAAGGTCTGGAAGTTTTTGGTATCTATGACGGTTATCTGGGCCTGTATGAAGATCGCATGGTGCAGCTCGACCGCTACAGCGTGTCCGACATGATTAACCGCGGCGGTACCTTCCTGGGTTCCGCTCGTTTCCCTGAATTCCGCGATGACCGCATCCGTGAAGTGGCTATCGAAAACATGAAAAAACGTGGCCTCGACGCGCTGGTCGTTATCGGTGGTGACGGTTCCTATATGGGCGCCAAACGACTGACCGAAATGGGCTTCCCGTGCATCGGTCTGCCTGGCACCATCGACAATGACATCAAAGGTACCGACTACACCATCGGCTACTTCACTGCCCTGGGCACCGTGGTTGAAGCGATTGACCGCCTGCGCGACACCTCTTCTTCTCACCAGCGTATCTCTATCGTTGAAGTAATGGGCCGCTACTGTGGCGACCTGACTCTGGCTGCGGCGATTGCCGGTGGCTGTGAGTTTGTCGTGGTTCCGGAAGTGGAATTCAGCCGTGAAGACCTGGTTGCGGAAATCAAAGCCGGTATCGCGAAAGGTAAGAAACACGCCATCGTAGCCATCACCGAGCACATCTGCGACGTTGACGAGCTGGCGAAGTACATCGAAACCGAAACCAAACGCGAAACCCGCGCCACCGTTCTCGGCCACATCCAGCGCGGCGGCTCCCCGGGTCCTTACGACCGTATCCTGGCCTCCCGTATGGGTGCGTACGCGATTGAACTGCTGCAGCAGGGCTTCGGCGGTCGTTGCGTCGGCATTCAGAACGAAAAACTGGTTCACCATGACATCATCGACGCTATCGAAAACATGAAGCGTCCGTTCAAAGGTGACTGGCTGGACTGCGCGAAAAAACTATACTAA
- the fieF gene encoding CDF family cation-efflux transporter FieF (FieF, a metal efflux transporter, is a member of the CDF (cation diffusion facilitator) family of transporters.), translating to MNQSYGRLVSRAALAATIMASCLLVIKIFAWWYTGSVSILAALVDSLVDIAASLTNLWVVRYSLQPADEEHTFGHGKAESLAALAQSMFISGSALFLFLTGIQHLYTPSPMKDPGVGVVVTVIALISTLILVTFQRWVVRKTQSQAVRADMLHYQSDVMMNGAILIALGLAWYGWHRADALFALGIGFYILYSALRMGYDAVQSLLDRALPDAERHEIFEIVTSWPGVSGAHDLRTRQSGPTRFIQIHLEMEDNLPLVQAHLVAEQVEQAILQRFPGSDVIIHQDPCSVVPKPGNGHFELS from the coding sequence ATGAATCAATCCTATGGGCGGCTGGTAAGCCGGGCCGCATTGGCTGCGACGATCATGGCGTCGTGCCTGTTAGTGATTAAAATTTTTGCGTGGTGGTATACCGGTTCAGTCAGTATTCTGGCGGCGCTGGTCGATTCGCTGGTGGATATTGCTGCTTCGCTCACTAACCTGTGGGTGGTGCGCTACTCGCTGCAGCCGGCGGATGAAGAGCATACCTTTGGTCACGGCAAAGCCGAGTCGCTGGCGGCGCTGGCACAAAGCATGTTTATTTCCGGTTCGGCGCTGTTCCTCTTTTTGACCGGTATTCAGCATCTGTATACCCCGTCACCGATGAAAGATCCGGGCGTGGGCGTTGTCGTCACGGTTATTGCACTTATTAGCACATTGATTCTGGTAACGTTCCAGCGCTGGGTTGTGCGCAAAACGCAAAGTCAGGCGGTACGGGCCGATATGCTTCATTATCAGTCTGATGTTATGATGAACGGCGCGATCCTGATTGCGCTCGGTCTGGCCTGGTATGGCTGGCATCGGGCCGATGCGCTATTTGCGTTAGGGATTGGCTTTTATATTTTATACAGTGCGTTGCGCATGGGGTACGATGCGGTGCAATCGCTTCTCGATCGCGCCTTGCCAGACGCAGAACGGCATGAAATCTTCGAAATTGTGACCTCCTGGCCTGGCGTCAGCGGCGCTCACGATCTTCGCACGCGGCAGTCAGGGCCGACCCGCTTTATTCAGATTCATTTAGAAATGGAAGATAACCTGCCGCTGGTTCAGGCACATCTGGTGGCTGAGCAGGTTGAGCAGGCGATTTTGCAGCGTTTCCCGGGGTCAGACGTCATTATTCACCAGGATCCCTGTTCAGTCGTACCTAAGCCAGGCAATGGACATTTTGAGCTTTCGTAA
- the cpxP gene encoding cell-envelope stress modulator CpxP, translated as MRKVTAAVMASTLAFSAFSQAAGVITGDNRPSAEGIAQQSGQGHMFDGISLTEHQRQQMRDLMQRARHDQPPVNVSEMETMHRLVTAENFDENAVRAQADKMAQEQVARQVEMAKVRNQMFHLLTPEQQAVLNQKHQQRMDQLREVARMQKNAESTLFSSNTRSNQ; from the coding sequence ATGCGCAAAGTTACCGCTGCCGTCATGGCCTCAACGCTGGCGTTTAGTGCATTTAGCCAGGCTGCTGGAGTCATCACCGGCGATAACCGTCCTTCAGCAGAGGGCATCGCGCAGCAGAGTGGCCAGGGCCATATGTTCGACGGCATAAGTTTAACCGAACATCAGCGTCAACAGATGCGAGATCTGATGCAGCGGGCTCGACATGACCAGCCCCCTGTTAATGTTAGCGAAATGGAGACAATGCATCGCCTTGTCACCGCAGAAAATTTTGACGAAAACGCTGTGCGCGCTCAGGCAGACAAAATGGCGCAGGAGCAGGTTGCCCGACAGGTCGAAATGGCTAAAGTCCGCAACCAGATGTTCCACCTGCTAACGCCCGAGCAGCAAGCGGTTTTGAACCAGAAACACCAGCAACGTATGGATCAGTTGCGTGAGGTTGCACGGATGCAAAAGAACGCTGAATCGACGCTTTTTAGTAGCAATACCCGTAGTAACCAGTAG
- the cpxR gene encoding envelope stress response regulator transcription factor CpxR, with product MNKILLVDDDRELTSLLKELLDMEGFDVSVAHDGEQALSQLDDSIDLLLLDVMMPKKNGIDTLKELRQTHQTPVIMLTARGSELDRVLGLELGADDYLPKPFNDRELVARIRAILRRSHWSEQQQNTDNGSPTLEVDSLSLNPGRQEASFDGQALELTGTEFTLLYLLAQHLGQVVSREHLSQEVLGKRLTPFDRAIDMHISNLRRKLPERKDGHPWFKTLRGRGYLMVSAS from the coding sequence ATGAATAAAATCCTGTTAGTTGATGATGACCGAGAGCTGACATCCCTTTTAAAGGAGTTGCTCGACATGGAAGGCTTTGACGTGTCGGTGGCCCATGACGGGGAGCAGGCGCTGAGTCAACTCGACGATAGCATCGACTTGCTTTTGCTCGACGTCATGATGCCGAAGAAGAACGGTATCGACACCCTTAAAGAGCTGCGCCAGACTCACCAGACCCCTGTAATTATGCTGACCGCGCGCGGCAGCGAACTCGATCGCGTGCTGGGCCTTGAGCTGGGTGCCGATGACTATCTGCCTAAGCCGTTTAACGACCGGGAGCTGGTGGCACGTATTCGGGCGATCCTGCGTCGTTCGCACTGGAGCGAGCAGCAGCAGAACACCGACAACGGTTCGCCAACCCTTGAAGTGGACTCCCTGAGCCTCAACCCGGGCCGCCAGGAGGCCAGTTTCGACGGCCAGGCGCTGGAGCTGACCGGCACCGAATTCACCCTGCTTTATCTGCTGGCGCAGCATCTGGGCCAGGTGGTATCGCGTGAACATCTGAGCCAGGAAGTGCTGGGTAAGCGCCTGACCCCGTTCGACCGTGCCATTGATATGCACATCTCCAACCTGCGCCGCAAATTACCGGAGCGCAAGGATGGTCACCCGTGGTTTAAAACCCTGCGCGGACGCGGCTATCTGATGGTGTCCGCTTCATGA
- the cpxA gene encoding envelope stress sensor histidine kinase CpxA: protein MIGSLTARIFAIFWLTLALVLMLVLMLPKLDSRQMTELLDSEQRQGVMIEQHVEAELAIDPPNDLMWWRRLFRAIEKWAPPGQRLLLVTSEGRVIGADRNEMQIIRNFIGQADNADHPQKKKYGRVEMVGPFSVNDGEDNYQLYLIRPASNSQSDFINLLFDRPLLLLIVTMLVSSPLLLWLAWSLAKPARKLKNAADEVAQGNLRQHPELEAGPQEFLAAGASFNQMVTALERMMTTQQRLLSDISHELRTPLTRLQLGTALLRRRGGESKELERIETEAHRLDSMINDLLVMSRNQQKNALVSETVKANHLWHEVLDNAAFEAEQMGKSFTVNFPPGPWPLYGNPNTLESALENIVRNALRYSHTKIEVAFSVDKDGITINVDDDGPGVSPEDREQIFRPFYRTDEARDRESGGTGLGLAIVETAIQQHRGWVKADDSPLGGLRLTLWLPLYKRS, encoded by the coding sequence ATGATAGGCAGCTTAACCGCCCGCATCTTCGCCATCTTCTGGCTGACGCTGGCACTGGTGTTAATGCTGGTTTTGATGTTACCCAAACTCGACTCACGCCAGATGACGGAGCTCCTCGACAGCGAGCAACGTCAGGGTGTGATGATCGAGCAGCACGTAGAAGCAGAGCTGGCCATCGATCCGCCCAATGATTTGATGTGGTGGCGCAGGCTGTTTCGCGCTATCGAAAAATGGGCGCCGCCGGGGCAACGCCTGCTGCTGGTCACCAGCGAAGGCCGCGTAATCGGTGCCGATCGCAATGAAATGCAGATCATCCGCAACTTCATTGGCCAGGCGGATAACGCCGATCATCCGCAAAAGAAAAAATATGGTCGGGTAGAGATGGTGGGGCCATTCTCCGTCAATGACGGGGAAGATAATTACCAGCTCTATCTGATTCGTCCGGCGAGCAACTCCCAGTCCGACTTTATCAACCTGCTGTTTGACCGCCCGCTGCTGCTCTTAATTGTCACTATGCTGGTGAGTTCACCGCTGCTGCTGTGGCTGGCGTGGAGCCTGGCGAAACCGGCGCGTAAGTTGAAAAACGCCGCGGATGAAGTGGCGCAGGGTAACCTGCGGCAGCACCCGGAACTGGAAGCCGGGCCGCAGGAGTTCCTGGCGGCGGGTGCCAGCTTCAACCAGATGGTGACGGCGCTGGAGCGGATGATGACCACACAGCAGCGTCTGCTCTCTGATATCTCCCACGAACTGCGCACTCCGCTGACGCGTCTGCAACTGGGCACCGCCCTGCTGCGCCGCCGCGGCGGAGAGAGCAAAGAGCTGGAGCGTATCGAAACGGAAGCGCATCGTCTGGACAGCATGATCAATGACCTGCTGGTGATGTCACGCAATCAGCAGAAAAACGCGCTGGTGAGCGAAACGGTGAAAGCTAACCACCTGTGGCATGAGGTGCTGGATAACGCGGCATTCGAAGCCGAGCAGATGGGGAAATCCTTCACGGTTAACTTCCCACCGGGGCCATGGCCGCTGTACGGTAACCCCAATACGCTGGAAAGCGCGCTGGAAAATATTGTACGTAACGCCCTGCGCTACTCGCATACCAAAATCGAGGTGGCGTTCTCGGTGGATAAAGACGGTATCACCATCAACGTCGATGACGATGGTCCTGGCGTGAGCCCGGAAGATCGCGAGCAGATTTTCCGTCCGTTCTATCGTACCGATGAGGCACGCGACAGGGAATCTGGCGGTACCGGGCTGGGCCTGGCGATTGTCGAAACCGCCATTCAGCAGCACCGCGGCTGGGTGAAAGCCGACGACAGCCCGCTGGGCGGATTACGGTTAACGCTCTGGTTGCCGTTGTACAAACGATCGTAG
- the yiiM gene encoding 6-hydroxyaminopurine reductase produces MNYPVNVFTGKIRDYDGSRPSAIAKLQVDGELTLTELGLTGDEQAEKKIHGGPDRALCHYPREHYQHWASEYPAQAGLFVAPAFGENLSTEGLTEKNVFIGDIFRWGDALIQVTQPRSPCFKLNFHFGINDMATQLQNAAKTGWLYRVVLAGQVSADAPLTLVSRLSDVSVHDACAIAWHMPFDDDQYRRLLSAAGLSTSWTRTMQKRRISNKIEDNSRRLWGR; encoded by the coding sequence ATGAACTATCCCGTTAATGTATTCACCGGAAAAATAAGGGACTATGACGGTAGCCGCCCGAGCGCAATTGCCAAACTGCAGGTTGACGGGGAACTGACGTTAACCGAGCTGGGTCTGACGGGAGATGAGCAGGCAGAGAAGAAAATCCACGGCGGGCCGGATCGGGCGCTGTGCCACTATCCGCGCGAGCATTATCAGCACTGGGCGAGCGAATATCCTGCCCAGGCCGGGCTTTTTGTCGCGCCGGCGTTCGGCGAAAACCTCTCCACTGAGGGGCTGACGGAGAAGAACGTCTTTATCGGGGATATCTTTCGCTGGGGCGACGCCCTGATCCAGGTGACCCAGCCGCGCTCCCCGTGCTTCAAACTCAACTTCCATTTTGGCATTAACGACATGGCCACGCAGTTACAGAACGCAGCGAAAACCGGCTGGCTCTATCGCGTGGTGCTGGCAGGGCAGGTTTCGGCTGATGCGCCGCTGACGTTGGTCTCCCGCCTGAGCGATGTGTCGGTGCATGACGCCTGCGCCATCGCCTGGCACATGCCCTTTGACGATGACCAGTACCGCCGGTTGTTATCGGCGGCGGGGCTATCGACCAGCTGGACAAGAACCATGCAGAAGCGGCGAATTAGCAACAAGATCGAGGATAATTCCCGGAGATTATGGGGAAGGTAG
- the sodA gene encoding superoxide dismutase [Mn] translates to MSYTLPSLPYAYDALEPHFDKQTMEIHHTKHHQTYVNNANAALESLPEFASLPAEELITKLDQLPADKKTVLRNNAGGHANHSFFWKGLKTGTTLQGDLKAAIERDFGSVDNFKAEFEKAAATRFGSGWAWLVLKGDKLAVVSTANQDSPLMGEAISGASGFPIVGLDVWEHAYYLKFQNRRPDYIKAFWDVVNWDEAAARFAAKK, encoded by the coding sequence ATGAGCTATACCCTGCCATCCCTGCCGTACGCTTACGACGCCCTTGAGCCGCATTTCGACAAGCAGACGATGGAGATCCATCACACCAAACACCACCAGACTTACGTTAACAACGCCAACGCGGCGCTGGAAAGCCTGCCAGAGTTCGCCAGCCTGCCTGCTGAAGAGCTGATCACCAAACTGGATCAACTGCCAGCTGACAAGAAAACCGTACTGCGTAACAACGCTGGCGGCCATGCTAACCACAGCTTCTTCTGGAAAGGCCTGAAAACCGGCACCACCCTGCAGGGTGACCTGAAAGCCGCTATCGAGCGCGACTTCGGCTCCGTTGATAACTTCAAAGCTGAGTTTGAAAAAGCCGCTGCGACCCGTTTCGGCTCTGGCTGGGCGTGGCTGGTACTGAAAGGCGACAAACTGGCTGTGGTTTCTACCGCGAACCAGGATTCCCCGCTGATGGGCGAAGCAATTTCTGGCGCGTCTGGCTTCCCAATCGTGGGCCTGGACGTGTGGGAACACGCTTACTACCTGAAATTCCAGAACCGTCGCCCGGACTACATCAAAGCCTTCTGGGACGTGGTGAACTGGGACGAAGCAGCAGCACGTTTCGCCGCTAAAAAATAA
- the rhaT gene encoding L-rhamnose/proton symporter RhaT: MNHVITMGIFWHLIGAASAACFYAPFKKVKGWSWETMWSVGGTVSWLILPWTISAMLLPDFWGYFSSFSASTLLPVFLFGAMWGIGNINYGLTMRYLGMSMGIGIAIGITLIVGTLMTPILNGNFDVLINTEGGRMTLLGVLVAVIGVGIVTRAGQLKERKMGIKAEDFNLKKGLVLAVMCGIFSAGMSFAMNAAKPMHEAAAALGVDPLYVALPSYVVIMGGGALVNLGFCFIRLAKVKDLSVKADFSLAKSLIVTNVLLSALGGLMWYLQFFFYAWGHASIPAQYDYMSWMLHMSFYVLCGGLVGLILKEWNNAGRRPVGVLSLGCVVIIIAANIVGLGMAN; this comes from the coding sequence ATGAATCATGTGATTACGATGGGTATTTTCTGGCATTTGATAGGCGCGGCCAGTGCAGCCTGTTTCTATGCCCCGTTTAAAAAGGTTAAAGGCTGGTCATGGGAAACCATGTGGTCCGTTGGCGGTACCGTGTCATGGCTGATTTTACCCTGGACCATTAGCGCCATGCTGCTCCCGGATTTCTGGGGTTACTTCTCTTCCTTCAGCGCCTCCACCCTGCTGCCGGTGTTTCTGTTTGGCGCCATGTGGGGCATCGGCAACATCAACTACGGCCTGACCATGCGCTACCTTGGCATGTCGATGGGTATCGGCATTGCGATCGGCATTACGCTGATCGTCGGCACCCTGATGACGCCGATCCTCAACGGCAATTTCGACGTGCTGATCAACACCGAAGGCGGCCGCATGACGCTGTTGGGGGTGCTGGTGGCGGTGATCGGCGTGGGTATTGTCACCCGCGCAGGTCAGTTGAAAGAGCGCAAAATGGGTATCAAGGCAGAGGACTTCAACCTGAAGAAAGGCCTGGTGCTGGCGGTCATGTGCGGCATCTTCTCAGCGGGGATGTCGTTTGCGATGAACGCCGCCAAACCGATGCATGAAGCCGCAGCCGCGCTGGGGGTCGATCCGCTGTACGTCGCTCTGCCAAGCTACGTGGTGATCATGGGCGGCGGCGCGCTGGTTAACCTCGGCTTCTGCTTTATTCGTCTGGCCAAAGTGAAGGATCTGTCGGTAAAAGCGGATTTCTCACTGGCAAAATCGCTGATCGTCACCAACGTGCTGCTCTCGGCGCTCGGCGGCCTGATGTGGTATCTGCAGTTCTTCTTCTACGCCTGGGGCCATGCCAGCATTCCGGCGCAGTATGACTACATGAGCTGGATGCTGCACATGAGCTTCTACGTGCTCTGCGGCGGGCTGGTGGGCTTGATCCTGAAGGAGTGGAACAACGCCGGGCGTCGTCCGGTGGGCGTGCTGAGCCTGGGCTGCGTGGTGATTATTATCGCGGCCAACATTGTCGGCCTTGGCATGGCAAACTGA
- the rhaR gene encoding HTH-type transcriptional activator RhaR gives MVAQLILRKDDFFTSAGQAVAVADRYPQNVFAEHTHEFCELVLVWRGNGLHVLNDRPYRITRGDLFYIRAEDKHSYASVNDLVLQNVIYCPERLKLNVDWAANIPRFNEAKSTPHWRLSSNGMTQVRQVISQLEQESQKSDPAANQMAELLFAQLVMTLNRHRYATDNPSATAQEALLDKLITTLAGSLNKSFVLEKFCEQEQCSERALRQQFRSQTGMTVNHYLRQLRICHAQYLLQHTELMVSEVAMRCGFEDSNYFSVVFNREVAMTPVQWRHRSRKAA, from the coding sequence GTGGTTGCTCAGTTAATTCTCCGTAAAGATGATTTTTTTACCTCCGCAGGCCAGGCCGTCGCGGTGGCGGATCGCTATCCGCAAAACGTCTTTGCTGAGCACACCCATGAGTTCTGTGAACTGGTACTGGTCTGGCGCGGCAACGGTTTGCACGTTCTCAACGATCGGCCCTACCGCATTACCCGCGGGGATCTGTTCTACATCCGCGCCGAAGATAAACACTCCTACGCCTCAGTGAACGACCTGGTGTTGCAGAACGTCATTTACTGCCCGGAAAGGCTGAAACTCAACGTCGACTGGGCCGCCAATATCCCCCGTTTTAATGAAGCAAAGAGTACGCCGCACTGGCGCTTAAGCAGCAACGGCATGACCCAGGTGCGCCAGGTGATCTCCCAGCTGGAGCAGGAGAGCCAGAAAAGCGATCCTGCTGCTAACCAGATGGCGGAGCTGCTCTTCGCCCAACTGGTAATGACCCTCAATCGCCATCGTTACGCCACCGATAACCCCTCAGCCACTGCCCAGGAAGCCCTGCTCGATAAGCTGATCACCACCCTGGCGGGCAGCCTGAACAAAAGCTTCGTGCTGGAGAAGTTTTGTGAACAGGAGCAGTGCAGCGAGCGCGCCCTGCGCCAGCAGTTCCGCTCTCAGACCGGGATGACGGTCAACCACTATTTGCGCCAGCTGCGCATCTGCCACGCCCAGTATCTGCTGCAGCATACGGAGCTGATGGTCAGCGAAGTGGCGATGCGCTGTGGCTTTGAGGACAGTAATTATTTTTCGGTGGTGTTTAACCGGGAGGTAGCGATGACGCCGGTACAATGGCGTCATCGCAGTCGAAAGGCCGCGTAA
- the rhaS gene encoding HTH-type transcriptional activator RhaS yields MTVLHSVDFFPAGGSPVAIEPRLPQAAFPEHHHDFHEIVIVEHGTGIHVFNGQPYTISGGTVCFVRDHDRHLYEHTDNLCLTNVLYRSPDAFQFLSGLNQLLPQEKDGHYPSHWRVNQSTLQQVRQLVSQMEKSEEGQETHAIATRELLFMQLLVLLRRSSLVEGLDNNDARLNQLMAWLEDHFAEDVCWETLADDFSLSLRTLHRQLKQHTGLTPQRYLNRLRLIKARHLLRHTDESVTDIAYRCGFGDSNHFSTLFRREFNWSPRDIRHGKDASLQ; encoded by the coding sequence ATGACCGTACTACACAGCGTGGATTTTTTTCCTGCGGGAGGTTCGCCTGTCGCGATTGAGCCACGGCTCCCTCAGGCAGCGTTTCCAGAACATCATCATGATTTTCATGAGATTGTTATCGTTGAGCACGGTACGGGCATTCACGTGTTTAACGGCCAGCCGTACACCATCAGCGGCGGCACGGTGTGCTTTGTGCGCGACCATGACAGGCACCTGTATGAACATACCGACAACCTGTGCCTGACCAATGTGCTCTACCGCTCCCCGGACGCGTTCCAGTTTCTCTCCGGGCTGAACCAGCTGCTGCCGCAGGAAAAGGACGGGCACTATCCGTCACACTGGCGGGTGAATCAATCCACGCTCCAGCAGGTGCGCCAGCTGGTAAGCCAGATGGAGAAGAGCGAAGAGGGTCAGGAAACGCACGCCATTGCCACCCGGGAGCTGTTGTTTATGCAGCTACTGGTGCTGCTGCGCCGCAGTAGCCTGGTGGAAGGGCTGGACAATAACGACGCGCGGTTAAACCAGCTGATGGCCTGGCTGGAAGATCACTTTGCTGAGGATGTCTGCTGGGAAACGCTGGCGGATGATTTTTCCCTGTCGCTGCGCACCCTGCATCGCCAGCTTAAGCAGCACACCGGCCTGACGCCCCAGCGCTATCTCAACCGGCTGCGTTTAATTAAAGCCCGTCACCTGCTGCGCCATACCGACGAAAGCGTGACGGATATCGCCTATCGCTGCGGTTTCGGCGACAGTAACCACTTTTCGACGCTTTTTCGCCGCGAGTTTAACTGGTCGCCGCGTGACATTCGCCACGGCAAGGACGCTTCACTTCAGTAA
- the rhaB gene encoding rhamnulokinase, with translation MTFRHCVAVDLGASSGRVMLATWDCNQRTLSLREMHRFANCLQKQDGFDTWDIDALETEIRTGLANVCNEGILIDSIGIDTWGVDYVLLNRHGERVGLPVSYRDNRTDGVMAHAIAQLGKETIYGRSGIQFLPFNTLYQLRALVEQQPDLAASVAHALLIPDYFSYRLTGNMNWEYTNATTTQLVNINSDNWDEKLLNWTGASPAWFGTPTHPGNVIGQWLCPQGNHIPVVAVASHDTASAVIASPLASKDAAYLSSGTWSLMGFESKTPYTSDAAMAANITNEGGAEGRYRVLKNIMGLWLLQRVLKEQNITDLPALIAETEKLTACTFLINPNDDRFINPAHMSAEIQAACFEAGHPVPSRPAELARCIFDSLALLYADILHELADLRGKPFSQLHIVGGGCQNQLLNQLCADACGITVVAGPVEASTLGNIGIQLMTLDELTSVDDFRSVVSANYGLTTFTPNPCHEIARYRAQFQQKRLTKELCA, from the coding sequence ATGACTTTTCGCCATTGTGTGGCAGTCGATTTAGGCGCATCCAGCGGCCGCGTCATGCTGGCCACCTGGGACTGTAACCAGCGCACGCTTTCGCTTCGTGAAATGCACCGTTTTGCTAACTGCCTGCAAAAGCAGGATGGCTTCGATACCTGGGATATTGACGCTCTGGAGACGGAGATCCGTACCGGCCTGGCCAACGTCTGCAATGAAGGCATTCTCATTGACAGCATTGGCATTGATACCTGGGGCGTTGACTACGTGCTGCTTAACCGCCACGGCGAGCGCGTCGGCCTGCCAGTCTCCTATCGTGATAACCGTACCGATGGCGTGATGGCGCATGCTATTGCCCAGCTTGGCAAAGAGACCATTTACGGGCGCAGCGGCATCCAGTTCCTGCCCTTTAACACGCTGTACCAGCTGCGCGCGCTGGTTGAGCAACAGCCGGACCTGGCCGCCAGCGTGGCGCACGCGCTGCTGATCCCGGACTATTTCAGCTATCGCCTGACCGGCAACATGAACTGGGAATATACCAACGCGACCACCACCCAACTGGTTAATATCAACTCGGATAACTGGGATGAAAAGCTGCTGAACTGGACCGGCGCCTCGCCCGCCTGGTTTGGCACACCAACCCATCCGGGTAATGTGATCGGTCAGTGGCTTTGCCCGCAGGGCAATCACATTCCGGTGGTCGCGGTGGCAAGCCACGATACTGCCAGCGCGGTCATCGCCTCTCCGCTTGCCAGTAAAGACGCCGCCTATCTCTCCTCCGGCACCTGGTCGCTGATGGGCTTTGAGAGCAAGACTCCGTACACCAGCGATGCGGCAATGGCGGCGAACATCACCAATGAAGGCGGCGCCGAAGGCCGCTACCGGGTGCTGAAAAACATCATGGGCCTGTGGCTGCTGCAGCGGGTGCTGAAAGAGCAAAACATTACCGACCTGCCTGCGCTGATCGCCGAGACCGAAAAGCTGACGGCCTGCACGTTCCTGATCAACCCAAACGACGACCGCTTTATCAATCCGGCGCACATGAGCGCTGAGATCCAGGCCGCCTGCTTCGAGGCCGGACACCCGGTTCCTTCCCGCCCGGCCGAACTGGCGCGCTGCATTTTCGACAGCCTTGCCCTGCTGTATGCCGACATTCTGCACGAACTGGCTGACCTGCGCGGTAAGCCGTTCAGCCAGCTGCATATCGTCGGGGGCGGTTGCCAGAACCAGCTGCTCAACCAGCTTTGTGCCGATGCCTGCGGTATTACCGTAGTGGCGGGCCCGGTCGAGGCTTCTACCCTCGGCAATATCGGCATTCAGCTGATGACCCTGGACGAGCTGACCAGCGTGGACGATTTCCGTTCGGTGGTATCGGCGAATTACGGCCTGACCACCTTCACACCCAATCCCTGCCATGAAATTGCCCGCTACCGGGCGCAGTTTCAGCAAAAACGACTGACTAAGGAGCTTTGCGCATGA